The window GAGCTGGTGCTGTTCTTCCGGCTCGCGCCGGGGCTCACCGAGGCCAGGGTGCTGTGGCGGCGCGACCGGATGCCGACCAGCCCGGACGACCCCGCGGCCTCGGCGGCGACGGTGACCACCGCGGGTCTGGCTCTGCGCGGTGGCGGCTGGCGGCTCGCCGCGCCGCGTGACGGCTGGCCGTACTACGTGTCCTGCTTCCCGGTGTTCCGCGTGAACGGCCAGCCGCGCGCCGCGGCCGCCGGCGCCGAGCTGCTCGCCAGGGCGCCCGCCGCACCGCATCCGGCCGGCCTCGCCGGTACGGGGCCGATGGTCGTGCCGGCGGCCCCGGCCGCGCCGGAGCCGTCCTATCTCACGCCGCTGCCGCCCGGTCCGCCCACCGGGGCGCTGCCGACGCCCACCGGGGCCTTTCCGGTGCCGTCTCCCGTCGGCGCCGCGCTGCCCGTGCCGCCCGCGACCTCGGCGCTGCCGGTGGTACCGGCGCATGGTCACGCGGCGCAGCACCCCGACGCGATGCCAGCCCCCGGCCCGGCGCTGGCCGCGGGGATGCCTCCCGGTCCGCCCCGTCCCGGTGGGGCGCCGCATNNNNNNNNNNNNNNNNNNNNNNNNNNNNNNNNNNNNNNNNNNNNNNNNNNNNNNNNNNNNNNNNNNNNNNNNNNNNNNNNNNNNNNNNNNNNNNNNNNNNAGCAGGCGGCCAGCGCGCAGTTTGGGTCACCCTCGGGAGCGGCGCCGAGGTCGCCGTCCGCGCCGATGCCGCCCGCGCCGCTCCAGGCGTCCGCGCCGTCCCAGGCCGCGACGCCGTCCATGCCGCCGCCTGCCGCGATGTCGTCGGCGGGGATGCCGGGTCCGCCTCTGCCCGGGCCGCCGCCGCCCGTGTCGCTGTGGGGAGCGGGGCCGGGGTCGGCTCCGCATCCCGGGCTGGGGGGGGCCGGCTGGGTCGCGGGGCCCGGCGGCGCCCGCCCGGGCCGCTGCCGCCGATGGTGAACCCGCCGACCGCGGGCGCCGGGCTACCCGTCGTGCCGAGGCCGGGGGCACAGACCCAGCCCGGCCAGGAGCCCCCCCGGCCACCGGCACCGTCGCCCCAGTCGCCCCCGCCCTCGTCAACGCCCGAGGCGGGCGGGTGGCCGGGCGCGGCGGGCTGGGCGAGCCCGCCAGCTCCGGCTCAGGGCCCGCCAGCCTCGGCTCAGGGCCCGGCGGGCCCGGCCACCCTTCCGCCGTGGATTCCCGCGGCTCCGGCGGACACGGCTGGCCTGGACGGGCACTTTCCGGCGCTCGCCCTGCCCGCCTGGCATCCGCCCGCGAACGGCCCGGCGCCGGGCCCGCGGCCCGGGTGGACGTTGCCGGCGATGCACGGCGGCCTGTTCGCCCCGGCCGGCCCGGACGGCCAGCAAGGTGACGGTGCCGGGTCGTCGAGTCGCGGCGAGTACCAGGACAATCTGGCCGTCTCGCCGCCGGCCGAGCTCACGGACCCCGCCACCGCGCCGCCGGCCGCCGGCCATCCCGGCGACGAGTTCGACGACGGTGTGGAGATGGCCGCGGAACCCGACGAGGACGCGGACGACGATCTGGCCGACGAGCCGCCCGAGGGCGGCTCGGGGGAGCCCTGGGTCGCCTACTCGGTGGCGCGGGCCGGCTGGCGGCGGCGCGTCCTGCGGGTCAGGGTCCGCAGCGGGGGCGCCGTGCCCGAGCTGGTGCTCGTCGCCCGCCCCGGGACCCTTCCGCCAGCCGAGCTCGCCGAGGGTCAGGCGCTCGCCCGGCTCGCGCCGTCGACCGAGCGGGGCACCCGGACGATGGAGGTCCGTCTCGACGGTGCTCTGTTGCCCTGGGGCATCAGGGTGCTGCCTGTGACCGACGGCACGGAGGACCCGGTCGTGGTGGAGCATCCAGCGGACGACGCGCTCGTGGTGGGCTAAGGGCCTTCACCGCGTCAGCGTCGACGCGCTGGCCGAGGACCGCTGGCCGAGGACCGCTGGTCCGTGTCCCCTGCCAGCAGAGCCCGCCGGCAGGGGCCGCCGACCAGCGGGCCGGTCGGCGGGCGTGCTCCTTGAGTGGGGGTACCAACGGCCTAGTCGTTGTGTCCTGGTAGATCGAATGTAGGTCGCGCGGCGTTCTCTGGCGGCGGTTGGCGCCTATTTGTCGGAATCGCGACGCACATGCGGACAGGCGTCCCAGAATGTCCGGAAGTGTTTCCCGGTGGGCGCTGTCGCTGGCCTCGGCGCGGCGATTACCATGCATCTGATCAAGTAATGCCGTGTATCCGAGGGTGCGCCGGTATTCGGCACGTCGTCCAGGGCACGGTGGCGGGCGCCGTTTGGGAGGGCCGTTACGGCCACTCCGGAGGGGACGGAGCCGCGCGCCGCCGCCCCCGACGTGCGCCGACACCTCCCGGATGCTTCACGCCCACGGCGGAAGGACGGGCCGGCCCACGCGGTCGCCGACTCGCCCGCCACAACCGAAAGGCAGCGCGTCCGCATGGCCTTGGCAGACAACGGCCGCCCGTCCCCTCCGGCGAGCCGTCCGGTTCAGCGAGCCGTCGATTTCATGCCCGCCGTGTCGGCGGGCGGACCCATCCGGCGTCCCTACCGTCGGCGGCGCTCCCGCCGACGCGCGCTCGCCGCGCTGGCGAGCCTGTTCGCCGTCGCGTTGCTGGCGGTGCTGGTGCCCGGCGTGACGGCCGCCTCGGCGGCCACCACGCCGGCGGAGACCACGCCGGCGGCCACGCCGTCAGCGGCCGCGACGCCGCTCGACCAGGGCGGGCAGAGCAGCGCCGTGCCCGGCGTGCCGGCGCTGGCGATCGTGCTGTTCGACACCGACATCGTGCTCGTCGGGGGTCGGGGCTTCCTGCCCTCCCAAGACGTGAAGATCGACGCCGTCACCGACCAGCTCGGCGGCTCCGCCACCATGAAGACCGGCGGCGAGGGTCGTTTCCTGCTCGGGTTCCAGGTGCCGGCCGGCTTCGCCGGAAACGTGTCGGTGACCGCCTCGCAGGGCGAGCGGAAGGCCACCGGCCAGCTGGCCGTGGGTGAGCCGGTGCCGGCTCCGACGGTCACGCCATCGACCGCTCCCGCCCCCCAGGCGCCGGCGGACACGAGCAAGCTGGACACCGCCGGCAAGCTGTCCGGCCTTCCGTGGATGTCGGGCGTCCACCCGGCGAACGAGATGCAGCCCTACCTGGACTTTGGCAGCTGGCGAGGCCGGCAGGTCGACCTCGCCCATGTGTTCACGGTCCGTGAGCAGGGTTGGGACCCGATCGTCGAGCCGAGCTGGCCGGTCAACGACTTCGCCAACTTCCCCGGCAAGCTGGTGATCAGCCAGCCGTTGTACCCGGAGGGGGTCGGCAACAACGCGGAGTGCGCGACCGGGGCCTACAACGATCAGTGGAAGCGGTTCGGCACCTTCCTGGTGAACCACAACCGTGGCGACTCGATCGTGCGGATCGGCTGGGAGTTCAACGGCGACTTCATGTACTGGCACGTCGACGCCGACCCGACGAACTGGGTGAAGTGCTTCCAGAACGTCGCCACCGCGATCCGGTCCACCGACCCGAACATAAAGATCGACTGGACCTTCAACGCGCACAACTCGCCGGTCCCGAACGGGGGCACGCCCTGGCCGGCCTACCCGGGTGACGAGTACGTCGACTACATCGGGATCGACCCGTACGACATGTTCCCGCCGTCGCCCGACGAGGCCACGTTCGACCGGCAGTGCAACGACCCGAACGGGCTCTGCTACGCGGCCAAGATGGCCAGGGACCACGGCAAGAAGCTCTCCGTCGGTGAGTGGGGCGTCACGTCCTGCTCCGGTAACCCCGGCGGCGACAACCCGCTCTACATCAAGAAGATGTGGGAGACGTTCGTCGCGAACAAGGACGTCATGGGCTACGAGTCCTACTACGACGACCCGATGCCGGGGAACGTCTGCTCCACGATCCTGAACGGTGGGCAGAACCCCAACTCGGCCGCCGAGTACAAGAAGCTCTGGGACGGCGGGGTCTAGCCGCCGTTCCGCTCCGCGAGCCGGCCCGTCCGCGACGGGCCGGCTCGCGGGGTTCTGGCGGAGGCGCGGGGGGCTGTGACGGGATCGCGCCGTCGCGGAAAGTAGCCATTGATGATCGATGTGTTGTGGCGGAGGGCGGCTGGGCGCATGCCGATCGGGTCCGTAACCGGTTGAACCGGCCCGGTATGGAACGTGGGCATTACGGACAAATGTCTGAAAGGCGTCAGTAGGACGTTTCCCAGCGATCTACCCCTTCTGGAAGGTACGGTCCGACGCGTCGGACGTTCTCGCAGGTCCGGCGGCGCGTGAGCGCGTCCCGGCGGGCAGTCGCCGAGCCGCGCGCCCAGAGGCGAGGCCCGTCGAGATAGAAGGAGCCGCTGCGGTGCGACACTTCGCCTTCCTCGACTCGGCGGTCAGTGGTGCGTTGTTCCATCTGCCGCCGACCGAGATCGCCCGGGACGGCGACCGCCGGATGGTCGCGACGGCGCTCGGCGCGACGCTGTACGCCCCCGGGACCCGGCCGCGGCTCGCGGACGACGTGCGCCGGCAGGCGGCGGCCGGCGTCGCCTCGATGGTGCTCTGCCTCGAGGACGCGGTGGCCGACCACGAGGTGGCGGCGGCGCAGGCCAACGTGGTGCGCGCCCTCAACGAGCTGGGCGACGAGCCGCCGAGCGTCGGTGGCGACTCCGGCCTGCTGTTCGTGCGGGTGCGCGCGGCCGAGCAGATCCCCGCGCTGGTGGCCGGGCTCTCACCGGCGGCGGCGGACGTGCTCGCCGGCTTCGTGCTGCCGAAGTTCGTCGAGGACAGCGGCGAGCTGGCGCTCGAGGCGGTGCTGCGGGCCGGCGACACGATCGGCCGTCCCCTGTGGGCCATGCCCGTGCTGGAAAGCCCCGAGGTCATCTACCGGGAGACCCGGCTGGACACGCTGCGTGGGGTGCGCCGTCTCGTCGACAAGCACGCCGACCATGTGCTGGCGGTGCGGCTGGGCGCCACCGACCTGTCCGGGCTCTACGGGCTGCGCCGCGACCGCGACCTGACCATCTACGACATAGCCGTGGTGCGGGACTGCATCGCCGACATCGTCAACGTCTGCGCGCGCGGTGGTGACCACGTCGTCACCGG of the Pseudofrankia saprophytica genome contains:
- a CDS encoding glycoside hydrolase family 26 protein — its product is MSAGGPIRRPYRRRRSRRRALAALASLFAVALLAVLVPGVTAASAATTPAETTPAATPSAAATPLDQGGQSSAVPGVPALAIVLFDTDIVLVGGRGFLPSQDVKIDAVTDQLGGSATMKTGGEGRFLLGFQVPAGFAGNVSVTASQGERKATGQLAVGEPVPAPTVTPSTAPAPQAPADTSKLDTAGKLSGLPWMSGVHPANEMQPYLDFGSWRGRQVDLAHVFTVREQGWDPIVEPSWPVNDFANFPGKLVISQPLYPEGVGNNAECATGAYNDQWKRFGTFLVNHNRGDSIVRIGWEFNGDFMYWHVDADPTNWVKCFQNVATAIRSTDPNIKIDWTFNAHNSPVPNGGTPWPAYPGDEYVDYIGIDPYDMFPPSPDEATFDRQCNDPNGLCYAAKMARDHGKKLSVGEWGVTSCSGNPGGDNPLYIKKMWETFVANKDVMGYESYYDDPMPGNVCSTILNGGQNPNSAAEYKKLWDGGV
- a CDS encoding HpcH/HpaI aldolase/citrate lyase family protein, whose amino-acid sequence is MRHFAFLDSAVSGALFHLPPTEIARDGDRRMVATALGATLYAPGTRPRLADDVRRQAAAGVASMVLCLEDAVADHEVAAAQANVVRALNELGDEPPSVGGDSGLLFVRVRAAEQIPALVAGLSPAAADVLAGFVLPKFVEDSGELALEAVLRAGDTIGRPLWAMPVLESPEVIYRETRLDTLRGVRRLVDKHADHVLAVRLGATDLSGLYGLRRDRDLTIYDIAVVRDCIADIVNVCARGGDHVVTGPVWEYFAQPERLFLSTLRVTPFATADLADSDVQGPALRQDLVSADLDRLIKEVVLDKANGLIGKTVIHPSHVSAVHALYVVTHEEYEDAQIVLAGDAGGVQPSRYANKMNELRPHRIWAQTVTRRAAAFGVLREGHTFVDVLAASQTVAA